In Edaphobacter bradus, the following are encoded in one genomic region:
- a CDS encoding DEAD/DEAH box helicase: MTTATLEQPATPQADAATSTLPQNGPLFTDFNISDSLKSRLTNAGFIKPTPVQAGAIPPALEGKDILATASTGTGKTLSFLVPIIERLDATSAPSTRGKRNPIRTLILLPTRELAMQVLDVYWKLMPSAKHDAVLVCGGLSENNQFDQLDRGPRLVVATPGRLEDFLRRREIDLSHVEMFVLDEVDRMLDMGFLPAIRRIVTAVPRQRQTMCYSATLDANIQEIVRDYVKSPVRIEIGATSKPSDRVELRACTVMQDQKLGLLNQMLNEEQGTFLVFSRTKHGADRISRKLQKLGHDSDAIHGDRSQSQRTAALKGFANGKHRVLVATDVAARGIDISDIAHVVNYDLPNASEDFVHRIGRTGRAGAKGIATTFVMPQERHDARKLERELNIKFDWREADKNLEREERNKPVDLNTIVNSGVTDLLALETRSWRNDSSASAYGKPADSRGGNNGFRSRRKGKGQQQGHGGNNAHPGRNASHSRGGNSGNRPTRGNRGR, from the coding sequence TTGACTACAGCAACGCTCGAGCAGCCCGCAACCCCGCAGGCTGACGCCGCAACCTCTACCCTCCCCCAGAACGGTCCCCTCTTCACGGACTTCAACATCTCCGACTCCCTCAAGAGCCGCCTCACCAACGCCGGCTTCATCAAACCCACGCCGGTCCAGGCCGGAGCCATTCCGCCCGCCCTTGAAGGCAAAGACATCCTCGCCACCGCCTCCACCGGAACCGGCAAGACGCTCAGCTTCCTCGTGCCCATCATCGAGCGGCTCGACGCCACCTCGGCGCCCAGCACGCGCGGCAAGCGCAACCCGATTCGTACGCTCATCCTTCTGCCCACGCGCGAGCTCGCCATGCAGGTCCTCGACGTCTACTGGAAGCTGATGCCCAGCGCCAAGCACGACGCCGTGCTCGTCTGCGGTGGCCTCTCGGAGAACAACCAGTTCGACCAGCTCGACCGCGGACCGCGCCTCGTCGTCGCCACGCCTGGACGGCTCGAGGACTTCCTCCGCCGCCGCGAGATCGACCTCTCCCACGTTGAGATGTTCGTCCTCGACGAGGTCGACCGGATGCTCGACATGGGCTTTCTCCCCGCCATCCGCCGCATCGTCACCGCCGTGCCGCGCCAACGCCAGACCATGTGCTACTCGGCGACGCTCGACGCCAACATCCAGGAGATAGTGCGCGACTACGTCAAGAGCCCTGTCCGCATCGAGATCGGCGCCACCTCGAAGCCGTCGGACCGCGTCGAGCTCCGCGCCTGCACCGTCATGCAGGACCAGAAGCTCGGCCTGCTGAACCAGATGCTCAACGAGGAGCAGGGAACCTTCCTCGTCTTCTCACGCACCAAGCACGGCGCTGACCGCATCTCACGCAAGCTGCAGAAGCTCGGCCACGACTCCGACGCCATCCACGGCGACCGCAGCCAGTCGCAGCGCACCGCGGCACTCAAGGGCTTCGCAAATGGCAAGCACCGCGTGCTCGTCGCCACCGACGTCGCCGCGCGCGGAATCGACATCTCCGACATCGCCCACGTCGTCAACTACGACCTTCCCAACGCCAGCGAGGACTTCGTCCACCGCATCGGCCGGACGGGACGCGCCGGCGCTAAGGGCATTGCCACCACCTTCGTCATGCCGCAGGAGCGCCATGACGCACGCAAGCTCGAGCGCGAACTCAACATAAAGTTCGACTGGCGCGAGGCCGATAAGAACCTTGAGCGGGAGGAGCGCAACAAGCCCGTCGATCTCAACACCATCGTGAACTCTGGCGTCACCGACCTGCTCGCCCTTGAGACCCGTTCCTGGCGCAACGACTCCAGCGCATCGGCCTACGGCAAGCCTGCCGACTCGCGTGGCGGCAACAACGGCTTCCGCAGCCGCCGCAAGGGCAAAGGCCAGCAGCAGGGCCACGGCGGCAACAACGCCCATCCCGGCCGCAACGCCTCGCACTCGCGCGGAGGAAACTCGGGCAACCGCCCAACCCGCGGCAACCGGGGGCGCTAG
- a CDS encoding acyltransferase family protein, whose product MSVASLPKTAARFADSRASVLFDLIRGLAALVVLFEHSRNLFFIDYHQITQHRGLLALPYLLSGAGHQAVVVFFLLSGYFISGAVFRALDRNQWQWSDYLLRRFLRLWVVLVPALLLCLFWDKLGIRLGHAPALYSGAVQNHMIGDVRHLLAPHIFFGNLFFVQVVLTPVFGSDGALWSLAYEFWYYILFPLGILALRRRTQRLYRVVCAVLFVATAWFVRGGILLSFPIWLAGALLYKLPAPRLSAGAGYWLRIAAAAIYLPAFFGLAKIHTFPSLLNDYILAILTFGLLWLLLSANDCYTPGSPGERASRNLARFSYTLYAVHTPLLVFLASLLIGDTRWTPSLRTVALFIGILLATVGYAYLLAYFTEFRTDTLRLRLERLFGMPTSRPALPSAPVTEAIAAREMASQ is encoded by the coding sequence ATGAGCGTGGCCAGCTTGCCAAAGACCGCGGCTCGCTTCGCAGACTCACGGGCCTCCGTTCTCTTCGATCTCATTCGCGGCCTCGCGGCTCTCGTCGTTCTCTTCGAACACTCGCGCAACCTCTTCTTCATCGACTATCACCAGATTACGCAGCATCGCGGTCTGCTGGCGCTGCCGTACCTTCTCTCGGGAGCGGGCCATCAGGCGGTTGTCGTCTTCTTCCTCCTCAGCGGCTACTTCATCAGCGGAGCCGTCTTCCGTGCTCTCGATCGCAACCAGTGGCAGTGGAGCGACTATCTTCTGCGGCGATTCCTGCGCCTCTGGGTTGTCCTTGTGCCGGCTCTTCTCCTGTGCCTCTTCTGGGATAAGCTCGGAATCCGCCTCGGCCACGCCCCGGCTCTCTACAGCGGGGCCGTTCAGAACCACATGATCGGCGATGTGCGACATCTCCTCGCCCCGCATATCTTCTTCGGCAATCTGTTCTTCGTGCAGGTCGTTCTCACGCCAGTCTTCGGCTCCGACGGCGCGCTGTGGAGCCTCGCCTACGAGTTCTGGTACTACATCCTCTTCCCCCTGGGCATCCTCGCGCTGCGGCGTCGGACGCAGCGGCTTTATCGTGTTGTGTGTGCCGTGCTCTTCGTGGCGACGGCGTGGTTCGTCCGCGGAGGTATCCTTCTCTCGTTTCCCATCTGGCTGGCGGGCGCGCTGCTCTACAAGCTGCCTGCGCCACGCCTCTCTGCTGGCGCGGGATACTGGTTGCGCATAGCCGCGGCGGCTATCTATCTGCCGGCCTTCTTCGGGCTGGCGAAGATCCACACCTTCCCGAGCCTTCTCAACGACTACATCCTGGCCATCCTGACCTTTGGCCTGCTGTGGCTGCTGCTTTCTGCAAACGACTGCTACACCCCCGGCTCCCCGGGCGAGCGGGCCTCGCGCAATCTGGCTCGTTTTTCTTACACTCTCTACGCCGTCCATACGCCGCTGCTGGTGTTCCTTGCATCGCTGCTCATTGGGGATACGCGCTGGACTCCCTCCTTGCGGACCGTCGCCCTCTTCATAGGCATTCTGCTCGCGACTGTCGGCTACGCCTATCTCCTCGCCTACTTCACCGAGTTCAGGACCGACACTCTGCGCCTACGCCTCGAAAGGCTCTTCGGCATGCCGACCTCCAGACCTGCGCTGCCCTCTGCCCCGGTCACAGAGGCGATCGCTGCGCGCGAGATGGCAAGCCAGTAA